The Christiangramia forsetii KT0803 DNA segment CATTGAAAAAACATCCATACTCATGCAGGATCCCTTTGAAAACGACCCTTTGGATACACCCATGACTGATTTGGCCGAAACGATAGAAATAAACATTAAACAAATGATAGGTGAAACAGATGTTCCTGTAAAGAAAGAGCCAACAGATTATTATATTTTATAATACAAGATGAATACAATGGATTTTCAAACTGAAATAACACTGATACCGAGATTATTTGTCGCTCTTTTACTAGGTGTCCTGATAGGACTCGATAGGGAAATTGACGGAAATGCGGCAGGAATTAGAACGTATGCAGCCGTTTGCCTTGGGGCCGCATTAATTACAATAATCAATACTCATATTGAAGTAACTGACCAAACCCGCATTGTCGCCAATATTGTTTCCGGTATTGGGTTCCTTGGTGCAGGAATTATTTTTAGGGATAGCGCGAAAAATTTAATTTCCGGTTTGACTACCGCAGCTACAATTTGGGCCACTGCCGCGGTTGGTATATCAATTGGGTTTGGTATGTACCTCATTGGAAGTGTTACATCCGCTTTTCTTATTCTATTATTGGTTTCACATCATTTCCCTTTTTTGAAAAAACATAAAACAAACAATACCTAAAATGAAAAAATTACAACTTAAAATTCCGGTACTGCTACCTCAGGTGCCAAATGAAAAAGATACCTGTGTACAAAGACTTATTGAGGAATTAGAAGCCAAAGAAGGTCTTGAAAAAGTGCATATAAAAGATGATCAGGAAGATACGGTTCCACAATTGTGCTTTCATTATGATCCGGACATTATCTCTATTGACCGAATTCAATCATTGGCAGAAAGAACCGGGGCTGAAATTACCGAGAAATATGGACATTTGCTTATAGAGGTTGAGGGGATTAGACATACCCGGCATGCAAGGACTATAGAAAAGAGTCTGCTGAATATCAAAGGCGTTTTGGAAGCTTCCGCCAATGCGGGAGGAATGATCCGTTTAGAATATGATAAGCGTGAGACCAGTTTTGATGAAATAAGTGCAAAGTTAGAAAAAGAAAACATAAAAGTTAATAAAAGCTCCTCTGCTGAGAATAAAGGCTTTGAACCTGCGGAAAAGAATCCTCAAAATTTAAATAAAAAAAAGGCAAAGGGCAAAGAAGAACAAAAGCATAAAGATAACGAAGTCCAGAATCATATGGAAGGTGAAAGCCACGGGGCCGGGGAAGAACATTCCCACGCCCACGGTGGTGTTTTTGGAAAAAACACCGAACTTATTTTTGCCATCATTTGCGGTGCCCTTCTCGGAATAGGTTTCGGATTGTCCTACGTGGACTCGATACCGGATTGGGTCAGCTTGTCCCTCTACATAGGCGCCTACTTTTTTGGAGGTTATTTTACCGCGAAAGAGGCCATACAGACAGTGGCCAAAGGTGGTTTTGAAATCGACTTTTTAATGTTGGTCGCCGCCATCGGTGCCGCTGCTTTGGGCGCTTGGGCGGAAGGTGCCTTGTTACTGTTCCTGTTCAGCCTCGGGCACGCTCTTGAACATTATGCGATGGAGAAAGCCCGAAAATCTATTGCGGCACTGGCAGATTTAGCACCGAAAACGGCCTTGCTAAAAAAAGATGGAAAGACCAAAGAAGTTGGTATTGAAAAGTTGAATAAAGGCGATATTATTGTAGTTAAGCCAAACAGTAAAATATCTGCCGATGGCGTTGTGGTCGATGGTAAAAGTAGTGTCAACCAAGCCCCCATCACAGGGGAAAGCGTACCGGTGGATAAAATTCCTGTGGAAGATACGAGTAAGGATTATTCGGCAGACGATGATATAAAGGACGAAAACCGCGTTTTTTCCGGGACTATCAATGGCAACAATACGCTTGAAATAAAGGTAATCAAAGAGGCAAAGGACTCTACACTGTCCCGATTGGTAAAATTGGTGAACGAGGCCCAGACCCAAAAATCGCCCACCCAGTTGCTTACCGATAAATTTGAAAGATATTTTGTGCCTTCCGTACTGGTATTGGTAGTGTTGTTGCTCTTTGCTTTTCTGGTCATCGATGAACCGTTTAGTGCCAGCTTTTATAGGGCTATGGCCGTATTGGTAGCTGCCAGTCCCTGTGCCCTTGCGATTTCGACCCCGAGTGCGGTATTGAGCGGTGTTGCACGAGCGGCCCGTGGCGGGGTACTTATCAAAGGGGGTCGTCCTTTGGAAGACTTGGGGGTTATTACCGCGCTCGCCTTTGACAAGACGGGTACCCTGACCGAAGGAAAGCCAAAACTTACGCAAGTAGTACCACTTGGGGATATTTCAGAAAATGAACTTCTCAAAATTGCAGTAGCTGTGGAAAGTTTGAGTGATCATCCCCTGGCAAAAGCTGTAGTTCGCGATGGAAAGGAGCGGATGGAAGGCGAGGAAATACCTGATGCAACCGATTTGGAAGCCGTGCTTGGCAAAGGTATAAAAGCGTCATTGGGCAATGACAAAATCTATGTCGGTAACCTCGACCTGTACGAAGGGCTTGATGAGAGCACCCCTTCCGAAGAGATAATAACGAAAGTCCGTGACCTCGAAGGTGGGGGAAATACTACGATGCTTATTCGGAAAAACCAAGAATATATAGGTGTTATTGCCCTAATGGATACCCCTCGCGAAGCTGCCAAGGAAACCCTCAAAAAATTAAAGGAAATCGGTATCAAACGAATGATTATGCTTACTGGTGACAACCAAAAGGTTGCCGATGCCGTGGCGAAAGAAATAGGATTGACCGATGCTTGGGGGAGCTTGTTACCAGAGGAAAAAGTGGATGCCATAAAAGAGCTAAAGGAAAAGGAATCCAAGGTGGCAATGGTAGGCGACGGGGTAAACGATGCACCCGCAATGGCGAACAGTACCGTGGGCATAGCAATGGGAGCGGCTGGAAGCGATGTGGCCTTGGAAACGGCGGATGTTGCCCTAATGGCCGACAAGTTGGAAACCCTGCCTTTTGCTATTGGCTTGAGTAGAAAAGCAAAAGCTATTATCAAGCAGAACCTTTGGGTAAGCCTTGGGGTTGTGGCACTGCTGATACCGGCCACCATTTTGAGCTGGGCAAACATAGGGATAGCCGTGGCATTTCACGAGGGGTCTACCTTGGTGGTCGTGGCCAATGCGCTACGCCTTTTGGCTTATAAAAAAGATTAGAAAAATTGGGACTTAGAAGAATCCAGCTTTTTTGAAAGAATATTAAATGACAAAAACGGAAAAAATATTAACAAATCACGGTATTCGACCTACTCAAATGCGGTCGAAGATATACAAATACCTCAAAAGGAAAACTTATGCAGTAAGTTTAAATGAAATGCAAAAAGTCTTTATCAATAAAAATATCAAAACGGCCAATAAGACCACTTTCTACAGGACGATAAAGCTCTTTGAGAAAAAAAGCATGGTGCACCAAATTGACGATGGAACTGCTTTTGCAAAATATGCGCTTTCTGATGAAAACACCAATGTTAAACACAGTACAGATTTACATATGCACTTTCATTGTACCGATTGTAAGAAAACAATCTGTTTACCAAATAAAATATCGGAAGAGAGTTTGCCAGACCATTATGAGGTGAACGATGTGAACCTGGTATTAAAAGGGATATGTAAAAATTGTAGTAAAAAATAATAGGTGGAAGTGCCTTAAGCCTGAATCCCAGCCCCCAATGGTCAAGCTTAAGGTTTTTTCCACCGTAACTAACTTAAAAAAATGTGAATATGGAAAAATTTGATGTAACTATAATAGGATCTGGCCCGGGCGGGTATGTAGGTGCAATCCGTTGTGCCCAATTAGGTTTAAAAGTGGCTATAGTTGAAAGGTATAGCACCCTGGGAGGAACCTGTCTTAATGTGGGCTGTATCCCGTCAAAAGCCTGGTTGGAAGCCTCTGAACATAATTACAAGCTCAAGCATCAATTCGAAAAATTTGGGATCAACGTAAAAGAGGCCAATGTCGATATCCTAAAAATGAACCAAAGGGTTCAGGACGTGGTACAGGAAATTATCAATGGTGTTGACTATTTGATGAAAAAGAACAAGGTTGCCGTTTATGAAGGCCACGGCACCATCAAGGATAAAAATACGATTGTAATTAAGGGCGAAGATAAAACGGAAACCATAGCAACCGATAAAATCATCATTGCCACAGGGTCCAAACCCGCTTCATTGCCCAATATTAAAATCGACAAAAAGCGCATCATCTCTTCTACCGAAGCCCTTGCCCTACGGGAAATCCCCAAGCATTTAATGGTCGTTGGCGGTGGCGTTATCGGTGTGGAGATAGGTTCCGTATTCGCCCGCCTGGGTTCAAAGGTTTCTATAGTAGAATATTTTGATAGCCTCATCGCCACTATGGATGGTGCATTGGGACATCAATTGCACCGTTCCCTAAGAAAACAGGGAATTGAATTCTATTTAAAACATAAGGTGACGAATGCAACAGCAACGGACAACAAAGTGGTGTTGAAAGCGGAAAACCTTTCCGATAAAGAAGAAATGAGTTTAGATGGCGATTACTGCCTTATGGCCATTGGGCGAAAACCGTACACCGCAAATTTAGGACTTGAAAACATAGAAGTGGAAATCAATGAAAAAGGACAGATAATCGTAGATGAGAATCTCGAAACCAATGTCAAAGGAATATATGCCATTGGGGATGTAATCAGGGGGGCGATGCTTGCCCATAAAGCAAGTGAAGAAGGCGTTTTTGTAGCCGAAACTATTGTTGGTCAAAAGCCATATATTAATTATTCGCTCATCCCAAATATCGTGTACACCCAGCCCGAGGTCGCCGGCGTAGGCTTGACGGAAGAAGAATTGAAAAAGGCCAATAAAAATATAAAAATAGGGTCTTTCCCCTATAAGGCAAACGCACGGGCAAAGATAAGTATGGATACCGATGGTTTTATAAAGGTAATCGCAGATAAGCAGACCGATGAGATACTGGGCGTGCATATGATAGGCCCTCGCATTGCAGACAGTTATACCGAAGCGGTGGTAGCAATGGAATTTAGGGCATCTGCTGAAGACATTGCAAGAATGTCACACGGGCATCCCACATTTTCAGAGACCTTTAAAGAGGCGTGTCTGGCCGCTACAGATGATAGGGCATTACATATTTAAAGTTGACCTAACAGTAAGTTCTTAAAAATTAAGACGCTACTGAGCTTTTTGAAATATTAAGGTTTAAATAATTAACTCAAAAAATAGATAAGATCAAATGGGGCAATCAGTTCGAAATCAATCCACTATTGGGTATATCAGGGAAACGGCAACAAAGTTCCTCGACAGGGAAACAGCTGGGGGGATTTTTTTAATAATTGCTACTATAGTTGCCCTTCTTTTAGCTAATTCACAGTGGGCAGGTGCCTATCATCATTTTCTTGGCGATGAATTGCTTTTTGAATTTTCCGAGCATCTTAGTTTTGGGCTAACAATTGAAGAATGGATCAATGATGGCCTAATGGCAATTTTCTTTTTGGTTGCCGGCCTTGAATTGAAGAGGGAGGTTATGGTGGGGGAATTATCTTCAATTAAAAAAGCCTCAGCCCCCTTGTTGGCAGCTTTAGGTGGTATGGCAGTTCCGGCCCTCATTTTTATTAGCCTAAATTTAGGCACTGAAAATATAAAGGGTTGGGGCATCCCTATGGCTACCGATATCGCATATTCACTAGGGATTATTGGCCTACTGGGGAAAAATGTCCCCAGGCAGTTAAAAACATTTTTAATAGCCCTCGCTATTGCTGACGATATAGGGGCCATATTGGTGATAGCATTGTTTTATAGCAACGAGTTGAGCTGGATATACCTTGGATCGGGCATGGGGGCATTTGGGTTATTATTATTAATGAATTGGACTGGGGTCAAAAATTTGATTTGGTATATTATTATTGGGATCATCTTATGGTATTGCTTCCTTAATTCGGGGATCCATCCAACTATTGCGGGGGTACTTTTTGCCATTACCATTCCAATAGTGCCCAAATTAGACAGTAAAATATTAAAAGAAAGGACTGCCACAAACGTTACTAATCTTGAGAAAACAGAGCTGGAAAAATTAAATCCCCTTCAGGATAAAAAACAACAAATAATTTTAAAAGCCATTAAAACAGATACTGAGAATTCAAGGCCTCCTTTGCTCAAACTGGAAAATTCCCTTGTTGATTTCAATGCTTTCTTTATCATTCCAATTTTTGCAGTCGCGAATGCGGGAGTAAAGCTCGATGTAAATTTAATTGAGGTTGTTTCCGGTTCTTTGGGGCTGGGGATCCTTTTGGGATTAGCAATTGGTAAAGTAACAGGGATTGGTATTTTTACATTGATTGGGCAAAAACTTGGAGTTTCCGAATTACATATTACACTAAACTGGAAACATATAATTGGAATTGGTATGATTGCGGGAATTGGCTTTACCATGTCCCTTTTTATTACCAATCTCGCATTTAATGATCAGGAATTGATTAAAATTTCGAAAATAAGTATTTTGATAGCTTCGTTACTTGCAGCTATTGGCGGTGCGGTAATTCTCTTATTAACTTCCAATAAAGGAAGGAAAAATATAGTTAAGTGATATGGGAGAAATGAACAAAAGTACCTTTATAGTAAGTCAAATGGACTGTCCTTCAGAAGAACAGATGATCCGGATGAAGTTGGAGGCTTATACACAAGTGAAATATTTGGATTTTGATATTCCCAACAGGAAATTGGAAGTATATCATGTGAATGGAATCGAAGATATACAAACATCAATAGCCGGTTTAAACCTTGGGGATTCCTTCCAAGGGACAGAAGAAGCCGAGCCTCCTGAAATAGAAGACCAATCCAAACAGAAAACAATCCTTTGGTGGGTCCTCGGGATAAATTTCGGCTTTTTCATTATCGAAATGACCACGGGGTGGATTTCTTCTTCTATGGGCCTTATTGCAGATTCGTTGGATATGCTGGCAGATTCGATAGTATATGCGCTAAGTTTATTTGCAGTAGGTGGTGCCATTTCCAGAAAAAAGAAGGTGGCAAAATTCAGCGGGTATTTTCAGATGGCCTTGGCAACACTTGGTTTTGCAGAGGTATTAAGAAGGTTTTTTACCAGTAGTGAAACACCAATTTTCCAATTGATGATCATTGTTTCCATTTTCGCCCTTCTGGGTAACCTTATTTCGCTTTGGTTGATAAATAAGGCCAAAAGTAAGGAGGCGCATATGCAGGCCAGTGCCATTTTTACGTCGAATGATATCATCGTCAACGGTGGGGTGATACTGGCCGGTGTTTTGGTCTATTTTCTGGATAGCAAATGGCCAGATTTGATCATTGGTGGAATCGTGTTCACTTTTGTAATGCGAGGCGCCATAAGGATATTGAAAATTTCGAAATAATTTAAATATGTGATCGACACAATATGTATTGCTAACAACATAATGATTATGAATAAAAGAAATGTAGCATTATTGATTTTACTGTTGTTGGCAATAGACCAAGCCATAAAGATTTATGTGAAGACCCATTTTTATTATGGCGAGGAGTACTACGTGTTTGGCTTGGATTGGTTTCGCTTGCATTTTTTGGAAAATTCCGGAATGGCCTGGGGCTTTAAATTTGGGGAGGGATATGTGGCCAAATTTATTTTAATACTATTTCGCTTAGCAGCCATTATTTGGGGGACCTTTTATATCAAAAAGATGATACGTGAAGGATATGCAAAAGTCTTTATAATCTGTGCCGCATTTATATACGCAGGTGCATTGGGCAATTTGATTGACGGTGCATTTTACGGACTGTTTTTTGAAAAAAGTGATCCCGCACTTCGCAACATTGCAGAAATATTCCCCTCAGGCGGTGGTTATGCGGGATTTTTAAATGGCAATGTGGTGGATATGTGGTACTTCCCTATTATTGATACAAGGCTTCCGGAATGGTTGCCATTATGGGGAGGCAATGAATTTACTTTTTTCGACCCTGTATTCAATACCGCAGATGTTTGGATTAGCACGGGAGTGATTTTACTCCTGATCTTTCAAAGCCAACAAAAAAAAGACCAGAAAATATCGGATAAGAAAAAGTTGAAATATACTGAAAGTAACAGGACAATTATAAAAATCGATTAGTTATGAACGTTTGGCTCTGGGTAGTAGTATTGGGATTGGCAGCTTGGGCCGCACATTGGGGTGCTGATCAACTCCTAACACCTTTGAAAATGCTGCGTAAGCAATGGGGGCTTACAGCTTCTGCAGGAGCAGCTTTCCTAGCTATTGTAACAGCGAGCCCGGAAGTGGCGATAAATATTACAAGTGCTGCCCGGGGAGTATCTGATATCGGATTAGGAAATTTGCTTGGTTCCAATATAATTTCCATCCCACTCATGGTAACCATCGCCTATTTCGCTTCCAGAAAACAATTTAAAAACAATAAGGAACATCAAAAACATTTAGATACCAACCTGCTGGCCCTGAACAAACGTTCTGTCTCGGTATTGTCCATCCCCTATCTGGCAATCATTGCTTTGGTAGCTATACTAACCCTTCCAAAAGCCTGGCGTGGGTTACAACCCATTGATGGGTGGATTATGCTGGCGGCCTATGCGGCTTTTTTAATGCGTGCCATTATAAAAGGCAGGAAAAAAGGGGAAAGTGTGGAGTGGGATAAGAAGAAAGTGTGGTTATCAGTAGCCGGAGCTATGGCAATAGCCGTGGGTGCTTTTTTTATTGTTAAGGCTACGGAAAATATTGTTTCGGTGTTGAACATTTCCGAAATTGTTGGAGGGCTGTTTATTACCGGAATAATGACGACTGCCCCAGAAATATTTAAAACATGGAGTGTGGTAAAAGGAGGTGAAGTGACCGCGGGCACCACGAGCGTAATTGCCGATAATGCTGTTACCATGACGATAGCATTTTTTCCTTTGGCATTGGTAACAACACCTATCGAAGATTTCCAGTTGTTTTGGGTCAACCTGGCTTTTGTAGGACTGATGCCGCTTTTATATTCGGTATTTGTTCATCAAAGCAAGGAGCTTCACGGGTTCAGCAGATGGCAGATATTCGTTTTCGATGCAGCGTATATTGTATATCTCTTAACTATGGTGTTTTTTGTTCTAAAACTATTTTAAAAAATGAAGGAGGACTTATTTAAGGATTACCAGGAGAGGCTAAATGTGCTGGATGAAAATATTAGAGCAGTAGCATTAAATTATGCAAGAGATTTCTATTTGAACAAAAATTGTTCAAAAGAAGAGGCTATTGAGCGTGGTATCGTAAAGGCAGAGATGGAAAAAAGGAATTTAGATAGAAATGGATAATATATTACTAATAGTATTATGGCAGAATTAAAAAAATCTCTGGGTACTCTTCGCCTTACTTTTTATGGTGTAGGTACCATTGTTGGTGCTGGAATATATACTGTAATTGGTGCAGCCGCTGGACAGGCGGGAACAGACCTTTGGTTGAGTTTTATTTTTGCCGCCATTGCGGCCAGTGTCTCGGCAATGTCGTATGCAGAGCTGTCCTCTACCTATCCTAATGCCGGTGCAGAATTCATTTTTGTACGGAAAGCTTTTCCAAAAATCGACATTCCATCTTTTCTAACAGGTTGGACGATTGCATTTCACAGTTCGGCCACCATCGCCGCGGTGCTACTTGCTTTTTCAGGGTATTTCAATACGTTTTTTAACATCCCTTCCTTACTGGTTAGCTATGCTGTGCTACTGATTCTTGCATTGATAAGCATTACGGGCATCAAAAAATCATCTACCGCCAATATCATTATGGTCAGTATTCAGCTATTGGGATTGTTTATTCTTATTGCGGTCGGACTTTTGGAAACAGGACCACCAAAATCAGAATTTTTTAAAGTGGAGTCCTTTTCCGGCACCCTGGCAGCGACTGCTACCTTATTTTTTGTTTATACCGGCTTTGAGCATATGGCAGCATTGGGTTCCGAGGTAAAAAATCCGGGCAAGACTATTCCGAGGGCATTTTTATTGACAATGGTGTTTACCACAATTATATACCTACTAATATCTTTTACGGTACTCAATATAAGTGACCCCGCAGAAATAGCAAAGGTAGATTCCCCATTGTCGCTGGCCGCTTCAAATTTAAATTCCTGGTTGCCCGTAGCCCTGGCAGTTGCGGCACTTTTTGCTACGGCTAATGCGGCTTTTAGTGGCATTATTTCCATTAGCAGGTTGCTTTTCGGTATGGCAAGCGTGGGCGAGCTTCCAAAATTTATGACCAAGACCAATGCGCAGAAAGTACCCTGGGTAACTACACTGGTGGTTATGGCTGCGGTAGCGGCATTTTTATTATTGGGAGATATTAAAATTGTCGCAGGAATGTCCTCTTTAGGGGCGTTACTCGTTTTTGTAGCTGTGAATATTGCACTCATCGTTTTGCGTTATAAAGCACCTGACAAAGAAAGACCTTTTAAAGTTCCCCTTTCCATAGGGAAAGTACCTATCCTACCCATTTTGGCCATAATTATTAGCCTGTCTCTGGTAGTTCAGTTTAACTGGCAGGTGTATGTTGCTTTTGTGGGAGCAATTATAGTGGGCATCGTACTGGATTATTTTTTGGACAAAAAGTCAAAGAATGAGATAGATCCCGAAAAAGAAAAAGAACTGTTCAACCATTAAAATGAAGCTATGGAATGGACCTTTGAAGAATTTAAAACCAGTTTGGATGGCCTCCATCCTGCAGTGAAGGAAAAAGCCCTGGAAATTGCTAAAAGTCTGGTTATAGAAAAGAATTATACTAAGGGAAATGCCATAAAAGAAGGAATTATGAAAGCTGAAGAATGGTTTTACGATTTAGGCGGTTAATAATTAATAAAAATAGATATGTTACAAATTATTGAGATTTCAGGAGATAATATTATTGCAACCAGAGCATCGGGAGATTTAACCGAGATGGATATTGAGAAGGTACATCCCCTTATTCATGCTATTTTGGACAAAGGATTAAACGTACGCTGGTATTTTGAAATGGAGAATTTTACCGGCTGGGATTTTCCAGGCCTGTGGGAAGATCTAAAAATGGATACTGCCCATGCAAAAGATTATGAGAAAATCGCGATGGTGGGCAACAAAAAATGGCAGGACTGGATTACAAAATTCATGAAACCTTTTACCAATGCTGAAGTAAAATATTTTGACTTAGAGGAAAAGGAAATTGCCAAAAAGTGGATTAAACAATAAACCTTTTATTTAAATAATTAATTGAAAAACTGAATGTATAATTAAAATTAAAAAACCATGAAAATAATAGTACCGATTGATTTTAGTCAAAGTTCCAAAATTGGAGTTGAGTATGCCGCAAAGGTGGCCGAATCTTTAAATTCAGAAATTATCTTTGTTCATGCCTATTCTGAAGGTTATCAATATGCCGGATATGGGGCTATAGTTTATCCGGTTCCCGACAATTTTAGTTCTTATCAGAAATTGTACAAAGAAAAAATGCTGGAATTTCTCGAAAATTTTCCACGTCTGGCGACAATAAAATATAAGAGTATGGTAGCCCCAGGAAGACCTTCAGATATAATTTATCAACTAGCAACAGAAGAAAAAGCCAGTTTGATAATTATGGGGACAGAAGGTGCAGGTGAGGTAGAAGGTTACCTCGCAGGAACTACCAGTGAAAAAGTGAGCAAGGATGTACCCTGCCCTGTGCTGGTAGTACCGGAAGATTTAGAAACTTTTGATTTAAAAAGAGTTTGTCTGGCGCTGGATTCAGATAATCTGAAACCTGATAGGGAACTAAAGGTTCTGGCTAATCTATTAAAGGCATTTAACGCACGCCTTTTTATATTTCATTTTTCCAAAATTAAAGATGAAGTTATTAATGAACAGGAGATTAAAAACTATTATGAGGAGTTTTTTAATCTGCAGAATATTTCTGTTCATCTTTTTTCCGAAGGGAAAACCGAAGATAAAATAACCGGTTTTTTGAAAGATAATATCATAGATATTTTGGCGCTACTTTACAGGAAACATGACTTTATAGAAAAACTAACTGAACTGGGGCTGAGAAGGAAAATGATTTTCAAATCAGAAATTCCTGTACTTATTTTAAAATAATGGTAGTGCCCGCTTTTAATGAATTATATCAGATTTTATAAGTCCTATGAAGTTATTTTCTGGAAATTAAACAAATTTCCAAAAGGGCATGTTTTTAGAAAAACTAGGCAGCTGTTGTTACATTATAACTCTGCCATTCGGCTTTAAGTCATAAGTGCTTTTTTCACACCGTATTTGCCAATGTTGGCGTAGCTTTATAGGCCGTCCTAAAAGCAATCCGTTTACAG contains these protein-coding regions:
- a CDS encoding universal stress protein, encoding MKIIVPIDFSQSSKIGVEYAAKVAESLNSEIIFVHAYSEGYQYAGYGAIVYPVPDNFSSYQKLYKEKMLEFLENFPRLATIKYKSMVAPGRPSDIIYQLATEEKASLIIMGTEGAGEVEGYLAGTTSEKVSKDVPCPVLVVPEDLETFDLKRVCLALDSDNLKPDRELKVLANLLKAFNARLFIFHFSKIKDEVINEQEIKNYYEEFFNLQNISVHLFSEGKTEDKITGFLKDNIIDILALLYRKHDFIEKLTELGLRRKMIFKSEIPVLILK
- a CDS encoding STAS/SEC14 domain-containing protein, whose amino-acid sequence is MLQIIEISGDNIIATRASGDLTEMDIEKVHPLIHAILDKGLNVRWYFEMENFTGWDFPGLWEDLKMDTAHAKDYEKIAMVGNKKWQDWITKFMKPFTNAEVKYFDLEEKEIAKKWIKQ
- a CDS encoding APC family permease, producing the protein MAELKKSLGTLRLTFYGVGTIVGAGIYTVIGAAAGQAGTDLWLSFIFAAIAASVSAMSYAELSSTYPNAGAEFIFVRKAFPKIDIPSFLTGWTIAFHSSATIAAVLLAFSGYFNTFFNIPSLLVSYAVLLILALISITGIKKSSTANIIMVSIQLLGLFILIAVGLLETGPPKSEFFKVESFSGTLAATATLFFVYTGFEHMAALGSEVKNPGKTIPRAFLLTMVFTTIIYLLISFTVLNISDPAEIAKVDSPLSLAASNLNSWLPVALAVAALFATANAAFSGIISISRLLFGMASVGELPKFMTKTNAQKVPWVTTLVVMAAVAAFLLLGDIKIVAGMSSLGALLVFVAVNIALIVLRYKAPDKERPFKVPLSIGKVPILPILAIIISLSLVVQFNWQVYVAFVGAIIVGIVLDYFLDKKSKNEIDPEKEKELFNH